CGTCAGCGACCTCGCCGCCGCGCACATCAAGGCGCTCGACTATCTCAACGATGGCGGCGCCGCGACCACGCTGAACTGTGGTTACGGCCACGGCTACAGTGTGCGTGAAGTCCTGGACGAAGTTGCACGCGCCAGCCAATGCACCTTGCCGGTAGTGGAGACCGACAGACGGGCCGGCGATCCGCCGCTGCTCATCGCGCAGGCAAACCGCATCCGCGAAGTGCTGGGCTGGTCGCCACGCTACGACGATCTGCGCGTGATCGTGGAAAGTTCGCTGGCCTGGGAGCGCCACCTGCTGGCCGCGGCGCAGCGCTGATGCAGTGGCCAGGGATGGCGCGATGGCGGCGCCTGGCGACCGTTGCCGCGCTGTTGCTGGTCGCCGCCCCCATACAGGCGGCCACCTCGTTTGCAGACATCGTCGACCGGGTACGACCCTCGGTGGTCGGCATCGGCACATTCGACATCCTCGGCACGCCGCCCAATTCGCTGCATGGCACGGGCTTCGTGGTCGGCAACGGCAGCCTGGTTGCGACCAATCTGCACGTGGTCGAGGCGCAACCCGCCGCGGGTCGCTCCAAGTCGCGCCTGGTGGTGTACGTCGGTCGCGGTCCCCAGGCCGAGCAGCGCGATGCCGAAGTGGTGGCCACCGACTCCGCGCATGACCTCGCCCTGCTGCGCATCGCCGGCGGCGCCCTGCCGGCCTTGCAACTTGATCCCGACCAGCCGGTGCGGGAAGGCAACGGCGTCGCGTTCACCGGTTTCCCGATCGGCGCCATTCTCGGCCTTTACCCGGTGACCCACCGAGGCATGGTCTCGGCGCTGACACCGATTGCCACGTCCGCCGCGCGCGCCAAGGACCTGTCACGCGCGCGGATAGCCGCACTGCGCGATCCGTATGAAGTCATACAACTCGACGCCGTCGCCTATCCGGGCAACAGCGGCAGCCCGCTGTACCGACGCCGCGACGGCGCGGTGGTCGGCATCATCAACCAGGTGCTGGTGAAGCACACCAAGGAAGACATGTTGCGCGACCCGAGCGCCATCTCCTACGCAATCCCCGTACGCTTCCTGGTCGCGTTGATGGCCACCCTGCCGGCGCCGCCATGACCTTGGCGGAGTGCACCCACGACTTGCGGTGGCGCGGGCCGAGGCGTGGACTCGTCACTCTGCGCGCGGGTCTGCTTACCGCTACAATCGCCGCCGGCAACTCAGGAAAGACCGGCGCGCGCCGCTAAGACTCGCGATGAGTCCGGCGCCGCGCGGTGTCCAGCCTGCGCGCGTGAATGGCATTCGACCCTCGACTTGCGAAGACAGCATGGCCTATCTACTGCATCAGACACTGTTTGAAACCGCCGAGCGCGACCCCGGACAAGACCTGCTGGTCCACGACAAATTCGGCGCAATCTCGGCCGCCGGCTTCCGCCAGCAAGTCCTTGGCCTGGCCGCGCGCCTGACGGCCCTGGGCGTCAGGCCCAATGACCGGGTCGCCGTATTCCTGCCGAAGACGCCGCTGTGCGCTTACGCGTTTTACGCTGTCAGCTGTGCCGGCGGCGTATTTGTTCCGGTCAATCCGGTACTCAAGCCGGCGCAGGTCGAACACATCCTCAACGACTGCGACGTGCGCATTCTCATCACGGCGCCGGAACGTCTTCAGCATCTGCGCGAAGTGCTGCCCGAGTGTCGCGCCCTGCACCACGTGCTGTTGTCCGAGCCTGGCGACGTGACGCTCGAGCCGCCGCTGTCGTTGTCGGCATGGGAGCCGGCTGGCGAGCTTGACGCGCATTACCTGCCTCCTCGTCGCATCGACAACGACATGGCGGCGATTCTCTACACCTCCGGCAGCACCGGGCGCCCCAAGGGCGTGATCATTTCCCACCGCAACATCGTCG
The Pseudomonadota bacterium DNA segment above includes these coding regions:
- a CDS encoding trypsin-like peptidase domain-containing protein, translated to MQWPGMARWRRLATVAALLLVAAPIQAATSFADIVDRVRPSVVGIGTFDILGTPPNSLHGTGFVVGNGSLVATNLHVVEAQPAAGRSKSRLVVYVGRGPQAEQRDAEVVATDSAHDLALLRIAGGALPALQLDPDQPVREGNGVAFTGFPIGAILGLYPVTHRGMVSALTPIATSAARAKDLSRARIAALRDPYEVIQLDAVAYPGNSGSPLYRRRDGAVVGIINQVLVKHTKEDMLRDPSAISYAIPVRFLVALMATLPAPP